The Neovison vison isolate M4711 chromosome 5, ASM_NN_V1, whole genome shotgun sequence genome includes a region encoding these proteins:
- the SENP3 gene encoding sentrin-specific protease 3, giving the protein MKETIQGTGSWGPEPPGPGIAPAYSSPRRERVRWPPPPKPRLKSGGGFGPDPGSGTTAPARRLPVPRPSFDASASEEEEEEEEDEDEDEEEEVAAWRLPPRWGQLGASQRPRPPRPTHRKTCSQRRRRAMRAFRMLLYSKSTSLTFHWKFWRRHRGRRRSLAHPKNHLSPQEGGATPQVPSPCCRFDSPRGPPPPRLGLLGALMAEDGVRGSPPMSSGPPVEEDGLRWTPKSPLDPDSGLLSCTLPNGFGGPPGPEGERGLAPPDASILISNVCSIGDHVAQELFQGSDLGTAEEAERPGEKAGQHSPLREEHVTCVQSILDEFLQTYGSLIPLSTDEVVEKLEDIFQQEFSTPSRKGLVLQLIQSYQRMPGNAMVRGFRVAYKRHVLTMDDLGTLYGQNWLNDQVMNMYGDLVMDTVPEKVHFFNSFFYDKLRTKGYDGVKRWTKNVDIFNKELLLIPIHLEVHWSLISVDVRRRTITYFDSQRTLNRRCPKHIAKYLQAEAVKKDRLDFHQGWKGYFKMNVARQNNDSDCGAFVLQYCKHLALSQPFSFTQQDMPKLRRQIYKELCHCKLTV; this is encoded by the exons ATGAAAGAGACTATACAAGGGACCGGGTCTTGGGGGCCTGAGCCTCCTGGACCTGGCATAGCCCCAGCTTACTCAAGTCCCAGGCGGGAGCGTGTGCGttggcccccaccccccaaaccccgACTCAAATCaggtggagggtttgggccagaTCCTGGGTCAGGGACCACAGCGCCAGCCAGACGCCTCCCTGTCCCTCGGCCCTCTTTTGATGCCTCAGCTagtgaagaggaggaagaagaagaggaggatgaggatgaagatgaggaagaggaagTGGCAGCTTGGAGGCTGCCCCCCAGATGGGGTCAGCTGGGAGCTTCCCAGCGGCCTCGTCCTCCCCGCCCTACTCATCGAAAAACCTGCTCCCAGCGCCGCCGCCGAGCCATGAGAGCCTTCCGGATGCTGCTGTACTCGAAAAGCACCTCGCTAACATTCCACTGGAAGTTTTGGCGGCGCCACCGGGGCCGGCGGCGGAGCCTCGCACACCCCAAGAACCATCTTTCACCCCAGGAAGGGGGTGCGACACCGCAGGTGCCATCCCCCTGCTGTCGTTTTGACTCCCCACGGGGGCCACCTCCACCCCGGCTGGGTCTGCTAGGTGCTCTCATGGCTGAGGATGGGGTGAGAGGGTCTCCACCGATGTCCTCTGGGCCCCCAGTGGAGGAAGATGGATTACGGTGGACTCCAAAGTCTCCTCTGGACCCTGACTCTG GCCTCCTCTCCTGTACTCTTCCCAATGGCTTTGGGGGACCCCCCGGGCCAGAAGGGGAGCGGGGTCTGGCACCCCCTGATGCCAGCATCCTCATCAGCAATGTGTGCAGCATCGGGGACCATGTGGCCCAGGAGCTATTTCAGGGCTCAGATCTGGGCACCGCAGAAGAGGCAGAGCGGCCCGGGGAGAAAGCCGGCCAGCACAGCCCCCTGCGGGAGGAGCATGTGACCTGCGTGCAGA GCATCTTGGATGAATTCCTTCAAACTTATGGCAGCCTCATCCCCCTCAGCACGGACGAGGTAGTAGAGAAATTAGAGGACATTTTCCAGCAGGAGTTCTCTACACCTTCCAG GAAGGGCCTGGTGCTGCAGCTGATCCAGTCGTACCAGCGGATGCCAGGCAACGCCATGGTGAGGGGCTTCCGGGTGGCCTACAAGCGGCACGTGCTGACCATGGATGACCTGGGCACCTTATATGGACAGAACTGGCTCAACGACCAG GTGATGAACATGTACGGAGACCTGGTCATGGACACGGTCCCGGAGAAG GTGCATTTCTTCAACAGTTTCTTCTACGATAAGCTCCGTACCAAGGGTTACGATGGAGTGAAAAGGTGGACCAAAAAC GTGGACATCTTCAATAAGGAGCTCCTGCTAATCCCCATCCACCTGGAGGTGCACTGGTCCCTCATCTCTGTTGACGTGAGGCGGCGCACCATCACGTATTTCGACTCGCAGCGCACCCTAAACCGCCGCTGCCCTAAG CATATTGCCAAGTATCTACAGGCAGAGGCAGTGAAGAAAGACCGGCTGGATTTCCACCAGGGCTGGAAAGGTTATTTCAAAATG AATGTGGCCAGGCAGAATAATGACAGTGACTGCGGTGCCTTTGTGTTACAG TACTGCAAGCACCTGGCCCTGTCTCAGCCATTCAGCTTCACCCAGCAGGACATGCCCAAACTTCGCCGGCAGATCTACAAGGAGCTGTGTCACTGCAAACTCACTGTGTGA
- the EIF4A1 gene encoding eukaryotic initiation factor 4A-I → MSASQDSRSRDNGPDGMEPEGVIESNWNEIVDSFDDMNLSESLLRGIYAYGFEKPSAIQQRAILPCIKGYDVIAQAQSGTGKTATFAISILQQIELDLKATQALVLAPTRELAQQIQKVVMALGDYMGASCHACIGGTNVRAEVQKLQMEAPHIIVGTPGRVFDMLNRRYLSPKYIKMFVLDEADEMLSRGFKDQIYDIFQKLNSNTQVVLLSATMPSDVLEVTKKFMRDPIRILVKKEELTLEGIRQFYINVEREEWKLDTLCDLYETLTITQAVIFINTRRKVDWLTEKMHARDFTVSAMHGDMDQKERDVIMREFRSGSSRVLITTDLLARGIDVQQVSLVINYDLPTNRENYIHRIGRGGRFGRKGVAINMVTEEDKRTLRDIETFYNTSIEEMPLNVADLI, encoded by the exons ATGTCTGCGAGTCAGGATTCCCG ATCCAGAGACAATGGCCCCGATGGGATGGAGCCCGAAGGCGTCATCGAG AGCAACTGGAATGAGATCGTTGACAGCTTTGACGACATGAACCTCTCCGAGTCCCTTCTCCGTGGCATCTACGCCTATGGTTTTGAGAAGCCTTCTGCCATCCAGCAGCGAGCCATTCTTCCTTGTATCAAGG GTTACGATGTGATCGCTCAAGCCCAATCTGGGACTGGGAAAACAGCCACTTTCGCCATATCGATTCTGCAACAGATTGAATTAGATCTAAAGGCCACACAGGCCTTGGTCCTGGCGCCCACTAGAGAGCTGGCTCAGCAG ATACAGAAGGTAGTCATGGCGCTGGGAGACTACATGGGCGCCTCCTGCCACGCCTGCATTGGGGGGACCAACGTGCGTGCCGAGGTCCAGAAGCTGCAGATGGAGGCGCCGCACATCATCGTGGGCACCCCGGGCCGGGTGTTTGACATGTTGAACCGCAGATACCTGT CTCCCAAGTACATCAAGATGTTCGTACTGGACGAAGCCGATGAGATGCTGAGCCGCGGCTTCAAGGACCAGATCTATGACATATTCCAGAAGCTCAACAGCAACACCCAG GTGGTTTTGCTGTCTGCCACAATGCCTTCCGACGTGCTCGAGGTGACCAAGAAGTTCATGAGGGACCCCATCCGGATCCTGGTCAAGAAGGAGGAGCTGACCCTGGAGGGCATCCGCCAGTTCTACATCAATGTGGAGCGAGAG gagTGGAAGCTGGACACGCTGTGTGACTTGTATGAGACCCTGACCATCACGCAGGCGGTCATATTCATCAACACCCGGAGGAAGGTGGACTGGCTCACCGAGAAGATGCACGCTCGGGACTTCACTGTGTCCGCCATG CATGGAGACATGGACCAAAAGGAACGAGATGTTATCATGAGGGAGTTCCGCTCGGGCTCCAGCAGAGTGCTGATCACCACTGACCTGCTG GCCAGAGGCATCGATGTGCAGCAGGTTTCCTTAGTCATCAACTATgaccttcccaccaacagggaaAACTACATCCACAG AATCGGTCGTGGGGGACGATTTGGCCGTAAGGGTGTGGCTATTAACATGGTGACAGAAGAAGACAAGAGGACTCTCCGAGACATCGAGACATTCTACAACACTTCCATTGAGGAGATGCCCCTTAATGTCGCTGACCTCATCTGA
- the CD68 gene encoding macrosialin, producing the protein MRLAVFFLGALGLLAAQGTGNDCPHKKSATLLPSFTVTPTATESTASPGTMSHRTTTAGATSQEPTTTTHKPPTTPSHGNTTVHPTMSNSTTTSPNTSTSSPHPGPPPPPPPPPSPSPGPQEAIGDYTWTNGSQPCVRLQAQIQIGVLYPTQGGGEAWGISVLNPNKTKPQGRCEGAHPCLLLSFPSGQLSFRFEQDTRQGAVYLSSMALEYNVSFPRAAQWTFSGQNSSLRALQAPLGQSFSCRNASVALAPSLRLDLLRLKLQAARLPFSGAFGPSFSCPSDQFNLLPVIIGLVALGLLALVLVTFCVVRRRPPSYQAL; encoded by the exons ATGAGGCTCGCTGTGTTCTTCTTGGGGGCCTTGGGGCTGCTGGCAG CCCAAGGGACGGGGAACGACTGTCCTCATAAGAAGTCGGCCACTCTGCTACCGTCCTTTACGGTGACCCCGACGGCCACAGAAAGCACAGCAAGCCCTGGGACCATGAGCCACAGAACCACCACGGCAGGCGCCACCAGCCAAGAACCCACAACAACCACTCACAAGCCCCCGACCACCCCCAGCCACGGAAACACCACGGTTCACCCAACGATGAGCAACAGCACCACCACCAGCCCCAACACCTCcaccagctccccccacccagggccaccgccccctccacccccaccccccagtcccaGCCCAGGGCCCCAAGAGGCCATAGGAGACTACACTTGGACTAATGGCTCCCAGCCCTGCGTCCGGCTCCAAGCCCAGATTCAGATTGGAGTCCTGTACCCAACCCAGGGCGGAGGAGAG GCCTGGGGCATCTCGGTCCTGAACCCCAACAAGACCAAGCCGCAGGGGCGCTGTGAGGGCGCCCACCCCTGTCTGCTGCTCTCGTTCCCTTCTGGACAGCTCAGCTTCAGATTCGAGCAG GACACACGGCAGGGCGCGGTCTACCTGAGCTCTATGGCTCTGGAGTACAACGTCTCCTTTCCTCGGGCAGCGC AATGGACCTTCTCAGGTCAGAATTCATCCCTTCGAGCTCTCCAAGCGCCCCTGGGCCAGAGCTTCAGCTGCAGAAACGCGAGTGTCGCCCTGGCACCGTCTCTGCGCCTTGACCTGCTCAGGCTGAAGCTGCAGGCTGCTCGGCTGCCTTTCTCAGGGGCCTTTGGGCCAA GTTTCTCCTGTCCCAGCGACCAGTTCAACCTACTGCCCGTTATCATCGGTTTGGTGGCACTCGGCCTCCTCGCCCTGGTGCTGGTTACATTCTGCGTGGTTCGGAGACGCCCACCCTCCTACCAGGCCCTCTGA
- the MPDU1 gene encoding mannose-P-dolichol utilization defect 1 protein isoform X1, with translation MAAEADGPLKRALVPLLLPEKCYDQIFVHWDLLHVPCLKILLSKGLGLGIVAGSLLVKLPQVFKILRAKSAEGLSLQSVMLELVALTGTMVYSITNKFPFSSWGEALFLMFQTITICFLVLHYRGQTVQGVTFLASYALVLLLLLSPLTPLALITLLQASNMPAVVVGRLLQAATNYQNGHTGQLSAITVFLLFAGSLARIFTSIQETGDPLMAGTFVVSSLCNGLIAGQLLFYWNAKAGHGKKEQ, from the exons ATGGCGGCCGAAGCAGACGGCCCGCTCAAACGGGCGCTGGTACCGCTTCTCTTACCTGAGAAATGCTACGACCAAATTTTCGTCCACTGGGACTTGCTTCACG tcCCCTGCCTCAAGATTCTGCTCAGCAAAGGCCTGGGTCTGGGCATTGTGGCTGGGTCACTGCTGG TAAAACTGCCGCAGGTGTTTAAAATCCTGAGAGCCAAGAGTGCCGAAGGGTTGAGCCTTCAGTCAGTAATGCTAGAACTAGTGGCACTGACAGGGACCATGGTCTACAGCATCACCAACAAGTTCCCGTTCAG CTCTTGGGGAGAAGCCCTGTTCCTGATGTTCCAGACCATCACCATCTGCTTCCTGGTCCTGCACTACAGAGGACAGACCGTGCAAG GTGTCACCTTCCTAGCAAGTTATGCGCTggtactgctgctgctgctgtccccGCTGACGCCCCTGGCCCTCATCACCCTGCTCCAGGCCTCCAACATGCCTGCGGTGGTCGTGGGGAGG CTGCTCCAGGCTGCCACCAACTACCAGAACGGACACACGGGCCAGCTCTCGGCCATCACCGTCTTTCTGCTGTTTGCAGGGTCCTTGGCCAGAATCTTCACCTCTATTCAG GAGACGGGAGACCCTCTCATGGCGGGCACCTTCGTGGTCTCTTCTCTCTGCAACGGCCTCATCGCCGGCCAGCTCCTCTTCTATTGGAACGCAAAGGCCGGCCACGGGAAGAAAGAGCAGTAG
- the MPDU1 gene encoding mannose-P-dolichol utilization defect 1 protein isoform X2 — protein sequence MAAEADGPLKRALVPLLLPEKCYDQIFVHWDLLHVPCLKILLSKGLGLGIVAGSLLVKLPQVFKILRAKSAEGLSLQSVMLELVALTGTMVYSITNKFPFSSWGEALFLMFQTITICFLVLHYRGQTVQAAPGCHQLPERTHGPALGHHRLSAVCRVLGQNLHLYSGDGRPSHGGHLRGLFSLQRPHRRPAPLLLERKGRPREERAVGRSWLLEHVPGLFQLSPTLGVVPIRTDLSSFFIPLRL from the exons ATGGCGGCCGAAGCAGACGGCCCGCTCAAACGGGCGCTGGTACCGCTTCTCTTACCTGAGAAATGCTACGACCAAATTTTCGTCCACTGGGACTTGCTTCACG tcCCCTGCCTCAAGATTCTGCTCAGCAAAGGCCTGGGTCTGGGCATTGTGGCTGGGTCACTGCTGG TAAAACTGCCGCAGGTGTTTAAAATCCTGAGAGCCAAGAGTGCCGAAGGGTTGAGCCTTCAGTCAGTAATGCTAGAACTAGTGGCACTGACAGGGACCATGGTCTACAGCATCACCAACAAGTTCCCGTTCAG CTCTTGGGGAGAAGCCCTGTTCCTGATGTTCCAGACCATCACCATCTGCTTCCTGGTCCTGCACTACAGAGGACAGACCGTGCAAG CTGCTCCAGGCTGCCACCAACTACCAGAACGGACACACGGGCCAGCTCTCGGCCATCACCGTCTTTCTGCTGTTTGCAGGGTCCTTGGCCAGAATCTTCACCTCTATTCAG GAGACGGGAGACCCTCTCATGGCGGGCACCTTCGTGGTCTCTTCTCTCTGCAACGGCCTCATCGCCGGCCAGCTCCTCTTCTATTGGAACGCAAAGGCCGGCCACGGGAAGAAAGAGCAGTAGGGCGGAGCTGGCTCCTGGAGCATGTTCCAGGTCTCTTCCAGTTGTCCCCCACCCTCGGAGTCGTTCCCATCCGGACCGACCTCTCCTCATTCTTCATTCCTCTGCGGCTGTGA
- the MPDU1 gene encoding mannose-P-dolichol utilization defect 1 protein isoform X3: protein MLELVALTGTMVYSITNKFPFSSWGEALFLMFQTITICFLVLHYRGQTVQGVTFLASYALVLLLLLSPLTPLALITLLQASNMPAVVVGRLLQAATNYQNGHTGQLSAITVFLLFAGSLARIFTSIQETGDPLMAGTFVVSSLCNGLIAGQLLFYWNAKAGHGKKEQ from the exons ATGCTAGAACTAGTGGCACTGACAGGGACCATGGTCTACAGCATCACCAACAAGTTCCCGTTCAG CTCTTGGGGAGAAGCCCTGTTCCTGATGTTCCAGACCATCACCATCTGCTTCCTGGTCCTGCACTACAGAGGACAGACCGTGCAAG GTGTCACCTTCCTAGCAAGTTATGCGCTggtactgctgctgctgctgtccccGCTGACGCCCCTGGCCCTCATCACCCTGCTCCAGGCCTCCAACATGCCTGCGGTGGTCGTGGGGAGG CTGCTCCAGGCTGCCACCAACTACCAGAACGGACACACGGGCCAGCTCTCGGCCATCACCGTCTTTCTGCTGTTTGCAGGGTCCTTGGCCAGAATCTTCACCTCTATTCAG GAGACGGGAGACCCTCTCATGGCGGGCACCTTCGTGGTCTCTTCTCTCTGCAACGGCCTCATCGCCGGCCAGCTCCTCTTCTATTGGAACGCAAAGGCCGGCCACGGGAAGAAAGAGCAGTAG